A window of bacterium contains these coding sequences:
- a CDS encoding universal stress protein, which produces MAAAASGVNGGVTIRRILVPLDGSRLAEWVLPPAASLARHLGARLTLLHVTERDAPPSVHGERHLTRIDESDRYLAEVAARCGAAGVETETHVHPNPEGNVTQSIVAHAADLDADLIVLATHGAGGARRALFGSVAQQVLRRGDRPVLLIRPPESGAVPPIDRNGLTLHKMLLPLDGEPAAEAALPFAGTFARAYGAEIVLLRVVPTLSTIAGERASAAKLVPTAAAATLDYEEGEAQRYLRTIADLIRAVGIGVSWAVARGDAAQGVLDEAAASGAELLIMASHGRTGLSAVFTGSVASKVVGRYAGPILLVRAPDA; this is translated from the coding sequence ATGGCCGCGGCGGCATCCGGAGTGAACGGCGGCGTCACGATCCGGCGGATCCTCGTCCCGCTCGACGGATCGCGCCTCGCCGAGTGGGTCCTGCCGCCCGCGGCATCGCTCGCCCGGCATCTCGGGGCGCGCCTCACCCTGCTGCACGTGACGGAGCGCGACGCGCCTCCGAGCGTGCACGGCGAGCGTCACCTGACGCGGATCGACGAGTCCGATCGGTATCTCGCCGAGGTGGCCGCGCGGTGCGGCGCCGCCGGCGTCGAGACGGAGACCCACGTTCACCCGAACCCCGAGGGCAACGTGACGCAGAGCATCGTCGCGCACGCCGCGGACCTCGACGCCGACCTGATCGTCCTCGCGACCCACGGCGCCGGCGGGGCGCGCCGGGCCCTCTTCGGCAGCGTGGCCCAGCAGGTGCTGCGGCGCGGCGACCGTCCAGTGCTGCTGATCCGGCCGCCGGAATCGGGCGCTGTCCCGCCAATCGACCGGAACGGTCTCACCCTCCATAAGATGTTGCTTCCGCTCGACGGCGAACCGGCCGCCGAGGCGGCACTGCCGTTTGCGGGCACGTTCGCCCGGGCCTACGGCGCCGAGATCGTGCTGCTTCGGGTCGTCCCCACGTTGTCGACGATCGCGGGCGAGCGGGCCAGCGCGGCCAAACTGGTGCCGACGGCCGCCGCGGCGACCCTGGATTATGAGGAGGGCGAGGCGCAGCGCTACCTTCGCACGATCGCGGACCTGATCCGTGCCGTCGGGATCGGCGTTTCTTGGGCCGTCGCCCGCGGGGACGCGGCGCAGGGGGTGCTGGACGAGGCCGCGGCCTCCGGGGCGGAGCTGCTGATCATGGCCTCCCACGGCCGGACCGGTCTGAGCGCCGTGTTCACCGGCAGCGTCGCCTCCAAGGTGGTCGGCCGCTACGCCGGGCCGATCCTCCTCGTGCGCGCGCCGGACGCTTGA
- a CDS encoding Nramp family divalent metal transporter, with protein MSAATDILAGRSRRRGLLQLLPFLGPAFVASVAYIDPGNFATNIQGGSEFGYRLVWVVLASNVIAMLVQALSAKLGIATGRNLAEMCREQFPRPVVWVLWVLMEGVAMATDLAEFLGAAIGFNLLFGMPLMPAALLTGICTLVILALEQQGFRPVEAVITTLVGVIAGCYLVETVLDRPSWGAVAASVVHPMLGGPEAVLLAVGILGATVMPHVIFLHSSLTQRRVATENAEQARRLVRFELADVVIAMTIAGLVNAAMLVMAASTFWGHGLTKVASIEEAHKTLAPLLGPASSAVFAISLLASGLSSSTVGTMAGQVVMQGFLHRQISIWLRRLVTMAPAIVVIALGFDPTRTLVISQVILSFGLPFALVPLVLFTRRRDLMGPLVNGWLVSVAAVLVTAFIIGLNLYLIVQTIRGG; from the coding sequence GTGAGCGCGGCCACGGACATCCTGGCCGGCCGGAGCCGCCGGCGCGGTCTGCTGCAGCTGCTGCCCTTCCTCGGCCCCGCGTTTGTCGCGTCGGTCGCCTACATCGATCCCGGCAACTTTGCCACCAACATCCAGGGCGGCTCGGAGTTCGGCTACCGGCTGGTGTGGGTCGTATTGGCGAGCAACGTCATCGCGATGCTGGTGCAGGCTCTGTCGGCCAAGCTCGGCATCGCGACCGGCCGCAACCTCGCGGAGATGTGCCGCGAGCAGTTTCCCCGGCCGGTGGTCTGGGTGTTGTGGGTGTTGATGGAAGGCGTGGCGATGGCCACCGACCTCGCCGAGTTTCTGGGGGCGGCGATCGGATTCAACCTGCTCTTCGGGATGCCGCTGATGCCGGCCGCGCTGCTGACCGGGATCTGCACCCTCGTGATCCTCGCGCTCGAACAGCAAGGCTTCCGCCCGGTGGAGGCCGTGATCACGACGCTCGTCGGCGTGATCGCCGGATGCTATCTGGTGGAGACCGTGTTGGATCGCCCCAGCTGGGGCGCGGTCGCGGCCAGCGTCGTCCACCCGATGCTCGGCGGCCCCGAGGCGGTGCTGTTGGCCGTCGGAATTCTCGGCGCCACCGTGATGCCGCACGTGATCTTCCTGCACTCGTCGCTGACCCAGCGCCGGGTCGCGACGGAGAACGCCGAGCAGGCGAGGCGCCTCGTCCGGTTCGAGCTCGCCGACGTCGTGATCGCGATGACGATCGCCGGGCTGGTCAACGCCGCGATGCTGGTGATGGCCGCCTCGACCTTCTGGGGGCACGGGCTGACCAAGGTGGCGAGCATCGAGGAGGCCCACAAGACGCTGGCTCCGCTGCTGGGCCCCGCCAGCAGCGCCGTGTTCGCCATCTCGCTGCTGGCGTCCGGCCTCTCCTCGTCCACCGTCGGCACCATGGCGGGCCAGGTCGTGATGCAGGGGTTTCTCCACCGCCAGATTTCGATCTGGCTGCGGCGGTTGGTCACGATGGCGCCCGCCATCGTCGTCATCGCCCTGGGGTTCGATCCCACGCGGACGCTCGTGATCAGCCAGGTGATATTGAGCTTCGGGCTGCCGTTCGCCCTCGTGCCGCTCGTGCTGTTCACGCGGCGCCGCGATCTCATGGGCCCGCTCGTCAACGGGTGGCTCGTCTCCGTCGCCGCGGTGCTCGTCACGGCGTTCATCATCGGGCTGAACCTGTATCTGATCGTGCAGACGATCCGGGGCGGGTAA